Genomic DNA from Ilyobacter polytropus DSM 2926:
ACCGGTATCTTCACCGGTAGTACAATTTCACCAGGCCTCCCGCCAAGACAGCTCTCAAGTCATTACACCATTCGTGCAGGTCGGAACTTACCCGACAAGGAATTTCGCTACCTTAGGACCGTTATAGTTACGGCCGCCGTTCACCGGGGCTTCAATTCGGAGCTCTCACTCCTCCTCTTAACCTTCCGGCACTGGGCAGGTGTCAGCCCATATACATCGCCTTTCAGCTTAGCATAGACCTGTGTTTTTGCTAAACAGTTGCTTGAGACTCTTCACTGCGGCCACCAATCGCTTTAGTTCGCTTGTAACTATCACAATCAGTGGCACCCCTTCTCCCGAAGTTACGGGGCCATTTTGCAGAGTTCCTTAGCGAGAGTTAGCCTGTACGCCTTAGGTTTCTCACCCTGAACACCTGTGTCGGTTTCGGGTACGGGCGGTTATAATTTAACGTTTAGAAGCTTTTCTCGGCAGCGTGGGATTTGCACCTTCGTCCGAAGACTCCGCGTAACACCTCAGATATAACCTGGCGGATTTTCCTACCAAGTCACCCTACATGCTTGCACATGGACAACCGTCGCCATGCGCGCATACCCTTCTGCGTCCCTCCATCACAAACTATAACCGGCGCAGGAATATTAACCTGCTTTCCATTCGCCTACGCAATCTAGCCTCGGCTTAGGTCCCGGCTTACCCAGGGAAGACAAACTTTACCCTGGAACCCTTGTTCTTCCGGCGAGGGGGATTCTCGCCCCCTTTCTCGCTACTCATTCCTGCATTCTCACTTCTGATACCTCCAGGGTCCCTTATCAGTTCCCCTTCAACGGCCTACAGAACGCTCTCCTACCAATCCAACTTAAAAGTTGAATTCCACGACTTCGGTTTATAGCTTAGCCCCGTTACATTGTCGGCGCAGAGACTCTCGACCAGTGAGCTATTACGCACTCTTTAAAGGTATGGCTGCTTCTAAGCCAACCTCCTGGTTGTTACAGAATCTCCACCTCCTTTCCCACTTAGCTATAATTAGGGACCTTAGTCGGTGGTCTGGGCTGTTTCCCTTTTGACCATGGATCTTAGTACCCATAGTCTCACTCCTAAGCTCTAGAACTATGGTATTCGGAGTTTGATTGATTTCGGTAAGCGGTACGCCCCCTAGACCATTCAGTGCTCTACCCCCATAGTTGAACGCTTAAGGCTGCACCTAAATGCATTTCGGAGAGAACGAGCTATCTCCTGGTTCGATTGGCTTTTCACCCCTATACCTACCTCATCCCCCGGCTTTTCAACGACGGTGGGTTCGGACCTCCACTGTGTCTTACCACAGCTTCATCCTGGACAGGCATAGATCACCAGGTTTCGCGTCTACGACCAGCGACTGTATCGCCCTATTCAGACTCGGTTTCCCTACGGCTCCGTTATACTTAACCTTGCCACTGATCGTAACTCGCAGGATCATTCTCCAAAAGGCACGCCATCAGTCCGAAGACCTCTGACCGCTTGTAAGCACACGGTTTCAGGTTCTATTTCACTCCCCTCCCGGGGTTCTTTTCACCTTTCCCTCACGGTACTATTCACTATCGGTTAACAAGAGTATTTAGCCTTACGAGATATGGTCCTCGCAGATTCACACAGGGTTTCACGTGTCCCGTGCTACTCGGGAGAGAACACACAACTTAAAGAGTTTACCTGTACGGGGCTATCACCCGCTACGGCGGAACTTTCCAATTCCTTCCAGTTACGTCTTTAAAATTGCCGGATACCTTGTAGTTCTCCAGGCGTTCTTCCCACTACCCCAATACAGCAACGGCTACATCCTTGACACTGTATTGGTTTAGGCTCATCCCCGTTCGCTCGCCGCTACTTAGGGAATCGTTTTTACTTTATTTTCCTCGGGTTACTTAGATGTTTCAGTTCACCCACTTACCTCTTTCGCGCTAGATCTTCAATCTAGCAGGTTGCCCCATTGGGAAATCTGCGGATCAATGCTCAATTGCAGCTAACCACAGCTTATCGCAGCTTATCACGTCCTTCATCGGCTCTTGTTACCTAGGCATTCTCCGTGTGCCCTTAATATCTTAACCTAAATTGTTCATCAGCTAACTCTCTTTCTTGACAATTTTTACTTCGAATGAAATAAATCCATTCTCGAAAATTTCGTCAGAAAAAAAATTTTATGTTGATTTCTCTACTATATAGTTTCCAATGTCCATCTCAGTAATTATTCAAACCTTTACAGGAAAGAACAATACCAAATAAATAGAGAAGGTCGTCTGTGCTCCTTAGAAAGGAGGTGATCCATCCGCACGTTCCCGTACGGATACCTTGTTACGACTTCACCCCAATCGCTAATCACACCTTAGGAACATCCCTCCCGTAAACGGGTTAGGCCTGCTACTTCAGGTGCAACCAACTCTCGTGGTGTGACGGGCGGTGTGTACAAGACCCGAGAACGTATTCACCGCGACATTGCTGATTCGCGATTACTAGCGATTCCAACTTCACGCAGTCGAGTTGCAGACTGCGATCCGAACTAAGAACAACTTTCTGAGATTGGCTCCCCCTCGCGGGATCGCTACCCTCTGTATTGTCCATTGTAGCACGTGTGTAGCCCAGCCCATAAGGGGCATGATGACTTGACGTCATCCCCACCTTCCTCCTGCTCGTCGCAGGCAGTCTCGCATGAGTCCCCAACTTAATGATGGTAACATACGATAGGGGTTGCGCTCGTTGCGGGACTTAACCCAACATCTCACGACACGAGCTGACGACAGCCATGCACCACCTGTCACCAAGTTCCTCCGAAAAGGCACCTAAGCATCTCTGCCTAGTTCTTGGGATGTCAAGGGCTGGTAAGGTTCCTCGCGTTGCGTCGAATTAAACCACATGCTCCACCGCTTGTGCGGGTCCCCGTCAATTCCTTTGAGTTTCATACTTGCGTACGTACTCCCCAGGCGGATCACTTATCGCGTTAGCTTGAGCACGGAGGTTCGACCCCCCACACTTAGTGATCATCGTTTACGGCGTGGACTACCGGGGTATCTAATCCCGTTTGCTCCCCACGCTTTCGCGCTTTAGCGTCAGTATTCATCCAGTGAGCTGGCTTCCCCATCGGCATTCCTACAAATATCTACGAATTTCACCTCTACACTTGTAGTTCCGCCCACCTCTCTGATACTCTAGCCTTCCAGTTTCCAACGCAATACGGAGTTGAGCCCCGCATTTTCACATCAGACTTAAAAGGCCGCCTAGACGCGCTTTACGCCCAATAATTCCGGATAACGCTTGCGACATACGTATTACCGCGGCTGCTGGCACGTATTTAGCCGTCGCTTCTTCTGGTGGTACCGTCACTTTCTTCTTCCCACCTGAAAGCACTTTACGATCCGAAGACCTTCATCGTGCACACAGAATTGCTGGATCAGACTTTTAGTCCATTGTCCAATATTCCCCACTGCTGCCTCCCGTAGGAGTAAGGGCCGTGTCTCAGTCCCCTTGTGGCCGATCACCCTCTCAGGCCGGCTACCCATCATCGTCTTGGTAGGCCATTACCCTACCAACTAACTAATGGGACGCAAAGCTCTCCTCTAGCGCATATAGCCTTTCATAGTTCCACGATGCCGCAGTTCCATAATATCCGGTATTAGCTGTCGTTTCCAACAGTTGTCCCAGTCTAGAGGGCAAGTTCTTTACGCGTTACTCACCCGTCCGCCACCGTACTATCACCCGAAGGTGAATTCCAGTCGACTTGCATGTGTTAAGCATTCTGTCAGCGTTCATCCTGAGCCAGGATCAAACTCTTCATTCAAAAAGTTTATTTAAATCTCTTGCGAGATTATTAACACCTAACTGTGTCCAAATCTTGTTTGGACTTCTTTGTCATCTATGATGACGATTTTGACTTCCTTCTCTATTTAATTGCTAATGTCCTTTTGTTTTTCAAACCTCCAGCTGACTTGTCATCTGAAGTTTCTTCTGTCCTTTTCTCTCGCGGACAAGAAATATAATAACATATCTACAAACTTCAGTCAACACTTTTTTAATTTTTTTATAACCATTAAATTTTTTATTTTCTGACTAGACTTTGAACTCTTTATCTAAATACAAAAAAGCTTTATTATAACTAAAAGAATCTCCTGTAAAAAACAGAAGTTTCTCCTTAACTTTAATTACTTATAAAATAATTTATAAGCCTTATAAGTTTCATATATATCAAATTTTGACGCCAACTCAAAAGGAGAATGCATTGAGATTACCGCAGGACCTGCATCTATTGTTTTTATTCCATGGTGAGCTAGATACATTGCTACAGTTCCTCCTCCTCCTTCATCTACTTTTCCAAGCATTGCCGTCTGCCATTTTATATTATTTTCATTAAATAATGTTCTAATCTCTCCCACATATTCTGCATCTGCATCATTAGTTCCACTCTTACCTCTTGCTCCGGTATATTTACTAACTACAATTCCATATCCAAGCATAGCTGCATTTTGCGAATCGTGTACTGACTTAAATATTGGATTTATTCCTGCATTTACATCAGAAGAAAGTGCCCTAGAATTCCAGAAGCATTTTCTTAGAAGATAGTCAGAGTATTCTTGGCCTTTTATTTTATAAATTATATCAGATACAAAGTATTCTATATAAAAAGACTGTAGTCCTGTAGATCCTGTAGATCCAATTTCTTCCTTATCAGCCATAAAACAAACTGCAGTTTTTTCAGGAACACCTTCATAGTCGAATATGGCCATCATAGATGTAAAGGCACATATTCTGTCATCATGACCATAAGAACCTACTATTCCTCTGTCAAATCCAACGTCTCTTGATTTGTGAGCCGGGACAAGTTGTAGTTCTGCTGAGAGAAAATCTTCTTCTTCCATTCCATAAGTCTCATTTAATTTTTCAAGAACTGCGTATTTTACGAGTTCCTTCACCTCTTCATTGTTTATTTTAGAGGGTATACTTCCAACTATAATATGTAATTCTTCTCCTTTGAGTATTTCTGAAGAACTTCTGCCTCTTTGAACCTTTGAATCTAAATGTGGAAGTATATCTGGAATAGAAAATACAGGATCATTTTCATTTTCTCCTATTATTATATCTATTTTTTCTCCAGATTTTAAAACAACAGTCCCATGTAGTGCCAAAGGAGTTGATCCCCACTGATATTTTTTTATTCCACCATAGTAATGAGTTTTCATCAGAGCCAAATCTGTATCTTCATAAAGAGGATTTTGCTTTAAATCAAGTCTAGGACAATCTATATGGGAAACTATAAAATTAATTCCTTCAACTATATCTTTTTTACCTATAATTGCCAAAACAATGTTTTTTTCCCTATTTACATAATATATCTTATCCCCGGCTTTAAGATTTTCATCAGAGGATACATCTCTAAACCCATTAGCTTCAGCTAATTTTATACTTTCTCTGACGAATTCTCTCTCAGTTTTTCCTATGTTTAAAAATTCTTTATATTTTTCTGAAAAGGAAAATATAATTTCTTTCTGTGATTTTTCTGTTTTTTTCCACCCGTTCTCTTTTTTATAAAGCATCTTATCACCTCTTTTTTATTATTTTATATCTATAAATATAGTATAGCAAATTATACCTACCATATAAATTAAAATGTTTTTTAATATAAGAAAAGCTGCCAGAAACGACAGCTTTTCTTGTTATTTATTTAGTCTTTTATTTATCTCTTCTGTTGCTTTTTCATAACCTGGTTTTTCCAAAAGAGCAAACATGTTTTTCTTGTATTCTTCCACTCCTGGCTGATCGAAAGGATTTACTCCGAGTAAATATCCACTTATAGCACAAGCTTTTTCAAAGAAGTAGAATAGGTATCCCAAATGATAAGCTGTTGCTTCTGGAATGTTTACCACAAGAGTAGGAACTCCTCCGTCTGCATGGGCTAATATTGTCCCCTCTATAGCTTTTTTGTTTACATAGTCCATGGTTTTCCCTGCAAGATAGTTTAAACCGTCTAAGTTAAATTCGTCCTCTTCTATTGTTATATCTGTTTCTGGTTTTTCTATATTTATAAGAGTTTCAAAAAGATGTCTCTTTCCATCTTGGATATATTGACCTAAAGAATGTAGATCAGCTGTGAAATCTGCAGATGCTGGATAAATTCCTTTTCCGTCTTTTCCCTCTGATTCTCCATAAAGCTGTTTCCACCATTCTGAAATATAATGAAGCTTTGGCTCATAATTTATCATAAGCTCTATATCTTTTCCTCTTCTATGAAGAATATTTCTAGTTGCTGCATACTTATAACAGTTATTTTTTTCGTAAGGAGACTTATACTCCTCTCTAGCATCTGCCGCTCCCTTCATGAGATCATCTATATCTACACCAGCAGCTGCTATAGGTAATAGTCCTACTGCAGTAAGTACAGAATATCTTCCCCCTACATCGTCAGGAACAACAAATGTTTCATAGCCCTCTTGAGTAGATAGCTGTTTTAAAGCTCCTCTGGCTTTGTCAGTTGTAGCATATATTCTCGATTTTGCGCCTTCTACACCATATTTTTTTTCTAGTTTCTTTTTGAAAATTCTAAATGCAACTGCAGGTTCTGTAGTTGTTCCGGATTTTGATATTACATTTACAGAAAAATCTCTATCCCCTATAAGCTCCATCAAATGGTTGATATAAGATCCGGATACATTTATTCCTGCAAAATAAATTTCAGGGGTTTTTCTCTCTTCTTTCGAAAGACTGTTGTAAAAAGAGTGAAACAAAAACTCTATCGCTGCCTTTGCTCCTAAGTATGATCCCCCTATACCTATTACAACAAGGACTTCCGAGTCCTCTTTGATCTTATTAGCTGCAGTTTTTATTCTTTCAAATTCTGTCTTATCATAATTTACAGGAAGATCCATCCATCCGAGAAAATCATTTCCAGCACCATCTTTTTTTTCTAGAGTCTCCGCAACAGACATTGTCTGCTTCTCCATAAGATCAATTTCATGCTGATGGAAAAATCCAAGAGCTTTAGAATAGTCAAAAGAAATTTTATTCATAATATAAGTTCCTCCTAAAAAGTTTTTTTATTTTTTTCTAATTCTCTTATTTTTCTTTGAAGCTCGTCTATTAATTTTCTGTTTTCTTCTAGCTTGGAATTCAATTCTTTTATTTTTTCATCGTGACTTTTCACCATAGATAGATAAAGATCAGAATCAAACCCCATCTTATTTAACTCTTTAGAAAACTCATAAACTAAATTTTCTAATATTTCCAAATCATCTCTGCTTGCCTTTTCTGAATCACTTTTATTTATTACCTTAGATAAATAATAAGCAAATTCATATCTCGTTACCTCATTTTTACCTTGAAATATTTCAGAGTCTTGTTTCAGTATACCTTTATTTAAAAGGTTTTCAACTGATTTATAAGCCCAGTGCTCATCCGTTATATCTTTAAAAGGAACCTCTGAAAAACCAACGGAAAAAACAATAAAAAAAAGAAAAACTAATTTTTTCATAATAAATTTCACCATTTTCTTTATTTTTTCAGTATAGCATATGATATATATAGTATCAATTGCATCTAGTGTTCATTATTTGATTAAAAATAAATCAAATATCTACACAAATTACTGTTGGCTAATTTTAATATAGTTCATCAAATTATTCTACTTATTTTTTTTTTATTCCTTTTATTTTTAGTGAAATTTTAAAAATATACAAAAAATAAAAAAACCTGCTTATAAGCAGGTTTGGTTTTTATTATAATGGCTGGGCTGGCTGGATTCGAACCAGCGCATGACGGAGTCAAAGTCCGTTGCCTTACCGCTTGGCGACAGCCCAACAACGGGATAATAATAACATATTTGTTTTTTTGTGTCAACTTTTTTTTATCATATCCTCCTTGATGATTTCAGTTGAACTTTTCGAAATAAAAAATAAGCCCTTTTGGACTTATTTTTTATACTAGACTTTCTGCCTCTGACTCTTCTTTTTCAACTTCATTATATTTTTCGATTACTGTATCGGTAACCTCTTTTCTGATTTCTGGAGTGATCGGATGTGCAATATCCTTATACTCCCCATTAGGCATCTTTCTAGAAGGCATCGCCACAAACATTCCCTTTTGTCCATCAATTACTTTTAATCCATGAATAACAAAACACTCATCAAAAGTAATGTCCGCGTAAGCCTTTAGCTTTAGTTCATTCTCATTCTTCACAGTTCTGAGTCTTACGTCTGTAATTTTCATCGTACCCAAGCACCTTCCTTTTTGTTTGTTGTTTTATGAAAAACTGCAAAGATAAACTTCACAGCCCTCTAAAAGACATTTTAAATTTGAATACATTTCTTGAGAATTTTTCTTTTCCACCAATGAAAAATAGGCACTACCACTTCCAGACATGAAGAAATAAGTAAATTTTAAACTGTCCAAAAAATTTTTAAATGACCTCAAATCTTCATTTTCAATTAATAACGCCTGTTCTAAATGATTTTCTATATTGTTTAATACATCAGAAAGTTTATTTTCCTTTAATCCCACCAATATTTTTTCAATATTTGCATCTTTTTTATTTTCAAGTTTTGAAAAATTATTGTATGCCTTTCCTGTACTAACTCCAAAAGGTGGCTTTATTATCAAAATATCACATTCGAGATTATTTTCCACTATTTGAACCTTTTCCCCTATACCATTAATTCTACAGGTTTTATTTACCAGAAAAAACGGAATGTCTGCCCCTATACCTTTTGAAATATCCACCATCTCCTCTAGATCCAGGGGATTCCCATGATATAGATTTAGCTCCTTTAAGAAAAATCCTCCGTTGGAACTTCCGCCTCCAAGACCTGCCTGATGAGGTATTTTTTTTTCCAAATAAAGTTCTATATTTTGATTTGATATACCTGTCTTATTATAGAAGGCTTCATATACCTTATAGAGAATATTTTCCTTTCCTGTTGGGATGTCTTCTCGATTTGTCTTTATAATGAGGGGTCCAGGATCCCCTGTAAAATTAATTTCAATCTCATCATAAAGATTTATAGGGGCCATCACCATATCTAAAAGATGGTATCCATTTGAAAGTTTACCTTTAATGTTGAGTCCTATATTTATTTTAGCGTTTGATTTTATTTTCTTTATCATAATTAAAACAGTTCCTCTTTTTCTGGGATTTCTAGCTCCTTTACCTCTATTATTTTTACGAGGTCTTGGGCTTTATCCTTTGGTACATTTCCTGCAGGGACGTCTACTATCTCTATTTTAAAATATCTATTAAAATATTCTAATTCTAAAATATCTCCACTTTTTATTTCTGTACCTGCCTTAGCTATTTTTCCATTTATTTTTGCCTTTTTATTGTCAATTACTGTCTTTGCTACAGGTCTTCTTTTTATAACTCTAGAGACCTTCAAAAATTTATCTAATCTCAAATTTATTCCTCCAATTCATTTTTATATTACCTTATTTTTTATTCTAATCAAATTAATTTTACAGGGATTTTAAAAAAAATTATATTTATGAATATAAAATAAACCCTAAGTTTTCTTTTGTTTTTTTATATTTTTTTCTTTTTTGCCTCTTGCCACAATTTTTCCATTTTTTCTAAATCTGAATTTTCTATGTCACAATTTTCCTCTATATATCTAAACCGCTGTTCAAATTTATTATTGGTTTTCATAATAGCATCTGTGATATTTATTCCTGCAAGCCTAGCCACATTAACCAGTGAGAAAACAACATCTCCCATCTCTTCTTTTAAATTTTCCAAATCCTTATTTTTAAAGGCTTCTCTCATCTCTTCGAGTTCCTCTTCCATCTTATCTATGGCTCCGTCTGTATTTTCCCAGTCAAAGCCAACTTTTGCAGCTTTATGCTGGAGTTTTTCAGCCTTTGAAAGAGGTGGTAAAACTCCAGGGATTCCGTCTAATATGGATTTTCTGTGTCTGTGTTCTTTCTCCTCTTTTTTTATAGCATCCCAGTTTTTTATTACTTCACCACTGTCTTTTACCCCTATATCTCCAAATACATGGGGATGTCTCCTTATTAATTTTTCAGACACTGCCTTAGATACGTCCTCTATATCAAACTCTTTTTTTTCTTCCATTATAAGTGACTGAAAAACAACATTGAGCAAAAGGTCTCCTAGCTCACCCTTTAACTCGTCTCCACCTT
This window encodes:
- a CDS encoding glucose-6-phosphate isomerase produces the protein MNKISFDYSKALGFFHQHEIDLMEKQTMSVAETLEKKDGAGNDFLGWMDLPVNYDKTEFERIKTAANKIKEDSEVLVVIGIGGSYLGAKAAIEFLFHSFYNSLSKEERKTPEIYFAGINVSGSYINHLMELIGDRDFSVNVISKSGTTTEPAVAFRIFKKKLEKKYGVEGAKSRIYATTDKARGALKQLSTQEGYETFVVPDDVGGRYSVLTAVGLLPIAAAGVDIDDLMKGAADAREEYKSPYEKNNCYKYAATRNILHRRGKDIELMINYEPKLHYISEWWKQLYGESEGKDGKGIYPASADFTADLHSLGQYIQDGKRHLFETLINIEKPETDITIEEDEFNLDGLNYLAGKTMDYVNKKAIEGTILAHADGGVPTLVVNIPEATAYHLGYLFYFFEKACAISGYLLGVNPFDQPGVEEYKKNMFALLEKPGYEKATEEINKRLNK
- a CDS encoding aminopeptidase is translated as MLYKKENGWKKTEKSQKEIIFSFSEKYKEFLNIGKTEREFVRESIKLAEANGFRDVSSDENLKAGDKIYYVNREKNIVLAIIGKKDIVEGINFIVSHIDCPRLDLKQNPLYEDTDLALMKTHYYGGIKKYQWGSTPLALHGTVVLKSGEKIDIIIGENENDPVFSIPDILPHLDSKVQRGRSSSEILKGEELHIIVGSIPSKINNEEVKELVKYAVLEKLNETYGMEEEDFLSAELQLVPAHKSRDVGFDRGIVGSYGHDDRICAFTSMMAIFDYEGVPEKTAVCFMADKEEIGSTGSTGLQSFYIEYFVSDIIYKIKGQEYSDYLLRKCFWNSRALSSDVNAGINPIFKSVHDSQNAAMLGYGIVVSKYTGARGKSGTNDADAEYVGEIRTLFNENNIKWQTAMLGKVDEGGGGTVAMYLAHHGIKTIDAGPAVISMHSPFELASKFDIYETYKAYKLFYK
- a CDS encoding RNA-binding S4 domain-containing protein — translated: MRLDKFLKVSRVIKRRPVAKTVIDNKKAKINGKIAKAGTEIKSGDILELEYFNRYFKIEIVDVPAGNVPKDKAQDLVKIIEVKELEIPEKEELF
- the spoVG gene encoding septation regulator SpoVG, which encodes MKITDVRLRTVKNENELKLKAYADITFDECFVIHGLKVIDGQKGMFVAMPSRKMPNGEYKDIAHPITPEIRKEVTDTVIEKYNEVEKEESEAESLV
- a CDS encoding S-layer homology domain-containing protein; its protein translation is MKKLVFLFFIVFSVGFSEVPFKDITDEHWAYKSVENLLNKGILKQDSEIFQGKNEVTRYEFAYYLSKVINKSDSEKASRDDLEILENLVYEFSKELNKMGFDSDLYLSMVKSHDEKIKELNSKLEENRKLIDELQRKIRELEKNKKTF
- the ispE gene encoding 4-(cytidine 5'-diphospho)-2-C-methyl-D-erythritol kinase; translation: MIKKIKSNAKINIGLNIKGKLSNGYHLLDMVMAPINLYDEIEINFTGDPGPLIIKTNREDIPTGKENILYKVYEAFYNKTGISNQNIELYLEKKIPHQAGLGGGSSNGGFFLKELNLYHGNPLDLEEMVDISKGIGADIPFFLVNKTCRINGIGEKVQIVENNLECDILIIKPPFGVSTGKAYNNFSKLENKKDANIEKILVGLKENKLSDVLNNIENHLEQALLIENEDLRSFKNFLDSLKFTYFFMSGSGSAYFSLVEKKNSQEMYSNLKCLLEGCEVYLCSFS
- the mazG gene encoding nucleoside triphosphate pyrophosphohydrolase; the encoded protein is MKEFQRLVEIMRKLRAPGGCPWDREQTIESLKPYLLEEVYETLEAMDKGGDELKGELGDLLLNVVFQSLIMEEKKEFDIEDVSKAVSEKLIRRHPHVFGDIGVKDSGEVIKNWDAIKKEEKEHRHRKSILDGIPGVLPPLSKAEKLQHKAAKVGFDWENTDGAIDKMEEELEEMREAFKNKDLENLKEEMGDVVFSLVNVARLAGINITDAIMKTNNKFEQRFRYIEENCDIENSDLEKMEKLWQEAKKKKI